From a region of the Macrobrachium nipponense isolate FS-2020 chromosome 3, ASM1510439v2, whole genome shotgun sequence genome:
- the LOC135221774 gene encoding proton channel OtopLc-like isoform X6 — MCESEASGSVLVTPKQQRRRVSHGLPSHPHRRRKVSAPPELQAHLGGAAPNFNGQAKSGGDAGTNHFEKTASSEYILSFIPGHHQLSEGLYSGSDSGVPSEYSSYAAPIIGVNTRNASFLGDNNINTSSHSTDDLAEQRQNPEIPDVKFYTSDSESESIDDLQSPPVRRKSGSPGGMSNPAYAHTEPTPLVLPVGAPPPLTRVTTDPNMTSPAPSVVGIPVGRNRANSMVLQLNLQHALPPITGINHVTGAPRSISMVSLNAHQPVAHLYPNLPSDTQSIYSEVGNAYSNTASGYLGAQHLTAAVDGTHPNAGLKIIDGQQINQRAPSQNETITSHDDDGNDHDVPQPTEPEKKKEWFVTTISQNFSVMYAVFLVMLGVVIYLADTFSGHDSAIAEGFNVYLIVAQLLWLFYVHIDVRRYVNLISRALEEARSKQENKNDQVQLEPTGDGQYQLRINLPEPRKTIPQHYGFTSGRHGGSLYLKIGATIFCFGYLTHTGLELGQKILYLTEDDPAFDDCTCTTDVIMSVLQPVYAFYQLFFIFKYSNLIINRRVVLSKFGIMHCIGASLCFWVYTILQETLQAIFKKKGHKDDYIDTSEPYAQALFGANDESDEMEDDDHHYTGTKLSSAGASAWSINYGCEKDTRLSAMINYTTPYLYPFSIEFNILMVGFWILLWENLSKVERHTHIPSVEVTYEEDNSKTLASNLIIYVDCHASNRGLFAGLLLTVATVISIILFFIFSSSEDTLGVGMYVNGISEVILLSIMLVTAVIAFYSIRVLDVIKHAISSVDDILLYVCLPCIFLYAFLSMVPYYKSGKGLFVTVAILQVSQVILQTSMICDGLRRCSNSSNLQHVKPGREFLTFLVVTNVAMWLLQTFEVKSEEGNSVMYEFYGKELWTLLSHLTLPLALFYRFHSSVCLADMWKASYEAEESH; from the exons TGAGAGTGAGGCCAGTGGCAGTGTGTTGGTAACGCCAAAACAGCAACGACGCCGTGTGTCCCACGGCCTGCCCTCACACCCACACCGAAGAAGGAAGGTGAGCGCGCCCCCTGAACTCCAGGCTCATCTCGGAGGCGCGGCACCCAATTTCAACGGTCAAGCAAAATCTGGTGGTGACGCCGGTACCAACCACTTTGAGAAAACTGCCAGTTCTGAGTACATTCTCAGCTTCATTCCAGGGCATCATCAAT TGTCAGAAGGTCTCTACAGTGGCTCAGACTCGGGAGTACCGTCTGAGTATTCCTCTTATGCAGCCCCTATTATTGGAGTGAACACAAGAAACGCATCATTCCTTGGAGATAATAACATAAACACATCCTCTCACTCCACAGACGACCTCGCCGAACAGCGCCAGAACCCCGAAATCCCGGACGTCAAATTCTACACTTCAGACTCCGAAAGCGAG AGTATTGACGATTTACAATCACCTCCAGTCCGACGAAAGTCTGGTAGCCCAGGCGGGATGAGCAACCCAGCCTATGCTCACACTGAGCCTACACCCCTGGTTCTCCCTGTAGGCGCCCCTCCTCCACTTACACGGGTCACAACCGATCCCAACATGACTTCACCAGCCCCTTCAGTTGTAGGCATTCCTGTCGGCAGAAACCGAGCAAACAGCATGGTTCTACAACTCAATCTGCAACATGCACTACCCCCAATCACTGGTATCAACCATGTAACAGGTGCTCCTCGCTCCATCTCTATGGTGTCTCTAAATGCCCACCAACCAGTTGCTCACTTGTACCCAAACCTTCCCTCAGATACACAGTCCATCTACAGTGAAGTAGGCAATGCCTACTCAAACACAGCCTCTGGATATCTTGGGGCACAGCATCTAACTGCTGCAGTTGATGGAACACATCCAAATGCAGGCTTGAAAATTATTGATGGTCAGCAAATAAATCAGAGAGCACCTAGTCAAAATGAAACAATTACTTctcatgatgatgatggtaacgACCATGATGTGCCCCAACCAACTGAGccagagaagaaaaaagaatggtTTGTAACTACCATCAGTCAAAATTTCAGTGTCATGTATGCAGTATTCCTAGTCATGCTGGGTGTGGTAATTTACTTGGCTGACACCTTCAGTGGTCATGATTCTGCCATAGCTGAAGGTTTCAATGTATACCTTATTGTTGCTCAACTACTTTGGCTGTTCTACGTTCACATTGATGTCCGACGCTATGTAAACCTAATTTCTAGAGCATTAGAAGAAGCAAGATCCAAGCAAGAAAATAAGAATGACCAAGTCCAACTAGAGCCAACGGGGGATGGACAATATCAGCTACGCATTAACCTACCAGAACCTAGGAAAACCATACCTCAACATTATGGTTTTACATCTGGTAGACATGGCGGCTCTCTTTACTTGAAGATTGGGGCTACTA ttttctgcttTGGTTACCTGACTCATACAGGCCTTGAATTAGGCCAAAAGATCTTGTACCTAACAGAAGATGACCCTGCCTTCGATGATTGCACTTGCACAACAGATGTTATAATGTCCGTTTTACAGCCTGTTTACGCCTTTTATCAGCTCTTCTTCATTTTCAAATACTCTAAT tTGATCATCAACAGAAGAGTAGTTTTATCTAAGTTTGGAATAATGCACTGCATTGGAGCATCACTCTGCTTCTGGGTCTACACGATTCTACAAGAAACCCTTCAAGCAATTTTCAAAAAGAAAGGTCACAAGGATGATTACATCGACACTAGCGAACCTTATGCACAAGCCCTCTTTGGTGCTAACGATGAATCTGATGAAATGGAAGATGACGATCATCATTATACCGGCACAAAACTATCCTCAGCTGGTGCCTCCGCTTGGTCGATCAATTATGGCTGTGAGAAGGATACACGACTTTCAGCAATGATCAATTATACAACACCTTACCTCTACCCCTTCAGCATCGAATTTAACATCCTCATGGTTGGGTTTTGGATTCTCTTGTGGGAAAACCTCAGCAAGGTTGAACGCCATACTCATATTCCATCTGTTGAAGTCACTTATGAAGAAGACAACAGCAAAACTTTGGCATCTAACCTCATCATCTACGTTGACTGCCACGCATCAAACCGGGGTCTTTTTGCTGGGTTACTGCTGACTGTAGCTACTGTTATTTCTATCATTCTGTTCTTCATCTTCTCATCTTCAGAGGACACATTAGGAGTCGGAATGTATGTGAATGGCATCAGCGAGGTCATACTTCTTTCAATCATGTTAGTTACAGCTGTCATCGCCTTCTATTCTATAAGAGTGCTGGATGTCATCAAGCATGCTATTAGTTCTGTTGACGACATTCTCTTGTACGTCTGCTTGCCCTGCATCTTCCTCTATGCTTTCTTAAGCATGGTACCTTACTACAAGAGTGGCAAGGGACTTTTTGTTACTGTGGCCATCCTACAGGTGTCTCAGGTCATCCTCCAAACGTCTATGATATGCGACGGGTTGAGACGATGCTCAAACTCATCAAATCTGCAGCATGTGAAGCCTGGcagagaattccttaccttcctGGT
- the LOC135221774 gene encoding proton channel OtopLc-like isoform X3: protein MSSTISIPIRLVLNSISESEASGSVLVTPKQQRRRVSHGLPSHPHRRRKVSAPPELQAHLGGAAPNFNGQAKSGGDAGTNHFEKTASSEYILSFIPGHHQLSEGLYSGSDSGVPSEYSSYAAPIIGVNTRNASFLGDNNINTSSHSTDDLAEQRQNPEIPDVKFYTSDSESESIDDLQSPPVRRKSGSPGGMSNPAYAHTEPTPLVLPVGAPPPLTRVTTDPNMTSPAPSVVGIPVGRNRANSMVLQLNLQHALPPITGINHVTGAPRSISMVSLNAHQPVAHLYPNLPSDTQSIYSEVGNAYSNTASGYLGAQHLTAAVDGTHPNAGLKIIDGQQINQRAPSQNETITSHDDDGNDHDVPQPTEPEKKKEWFVTTISQNFSVMYAVFLVMLGVVIYLADTFSGHDSAIAEGFNVYLIVAQLLWLFYVHIDVRRYVNLISRALEEARSKQENKNDQVQLEPTGDGQYQLRINLPEPRKTIPQHYGFTSGRHGGSLYLKIGATIFCFGYLTHTGLELGQKILYLTEDDPAFDDCTCTTDVIMSVLQPVYAFYQLFFIFKYSNLIINRRVVLSKFGIMHCIGASLCFWVYTILQETLQAIFKKKGHKDDYIDTSEPYAQALFGANDESDEMEDDDHHYTGTKLSSAGASAWSINYGCEKDTRLSAMINYTTPYLYPFSIEFNILMVGFWILLWENLSKVERHTHIPSVEVTYEEDNSKTLASNLIIYVDCHASNRGLFAGLLLTVATVISIILFFIFSSSEDTLGVGMYVNGISEVILLSIMLVTAVIAFYSIRVLDVIKHAISSVDDILLYVCLPCIFLYAFLSMVPYYKSGKGLFVTVAILQVSQVILQTSMICDGLRRCSNSSNLQHVKPGREFLTFLVVTNVAMWLLQTFEVKSEEGNSVMYEFYGKELWTLLSHLTLPLALFYRFHSSVCLADMWKASYEAEESH, encoded by the exons ATGTCTTCTACAATTAGCATCCCTATTCGTCTAGTCCTCAACAGTATTAG TGAGAGTGAGGCCAGTGGCAGTGTGTTGGTAACGCCAAAACAGCAACGACGCCGTGTGTCCCACGGCCTGCCCTCACACCCACACCGAAGAAGGAAGGTGAGCGCGCCCCCTGAACTCCAGGCTCATCTCGGAGGCGCGGCACCCAATTTCAACGGTCAAGCAAAATCTGGTGGTGACGCCGGTACCAACCACTTTGAGAAAACTGCCAGTTCTGAGTACATTCTCAGCTTCATTCCAGGGCATCATCAAT TGTCAGAAGGTCTCTACAGTGGCTCAGACTCGGGAGTACCGTCTGAGTATTCCTCTTATGCAGCCCCTATTATTGGAGTGAACACAAGAAACGCATCATTCCTTGGAGATAATAACATAAACACATCCTCTCACTCCACAGACGACCTCGCCGAACAGCGCCAGAACCCCGAAATCCCGGACGTCAAATTCTACACTTCAGACTCCGAAAGCGAG AGTATTGACGATTTACAATCACCTCCAGTCCGACGAAAGTCTGGTAGCCCAGGCGGGATGAGCAACCCAGCCTATGCTCACACTGAGCCTACACCCCTGGTTCTCCCTGTAGGCGCCCCTCCTCCACTTACACGGGTCACAACCGATCCCAACATGACTTCACCAGCCCCTTCAGTTGTAGGCATTCCTGTCGGCAGAAACCGAGCAAACAGCATGGTTCTACAACTCAATCTGCAACATGCACTACCCCCAATCACTGGTATCAACCATGTAACAGGTGCTCCTCGCTCCATCTCTATGGTGTCTCTAAATGCCCACCAACCAGTTGCTCACTTGTACCCAAACCTTCCCTCAGATACACAGTCCATCTACAGTGAAGTAGGCAATGCCTACTCAAACACAGCCTCTGGATATCTTGGGGCACAGCATCTAACTGCTGCAGTTGATGGAACACATCCAAATGCAGGCTTGAAAATTATTGATGGTCAGCAAATAAATCAGAGAGCACCTAGTCAAAATGAAACAATTACTTctcatgatgatgatggtaacgACCATGATGTGCCCCAACCAACTGAGccagagaagaaaaaagaatggtTTGTAACTACCATCAGTCAAAATTTCAGTGTCATGTATGCAGTATTCCTAGTCATGCTGGGTGTGGTAATTTACTTGGCTGACACCTTCAGTGGTCATGATTCTGCCATAGCTGAAGGTTTCAATGTATACCTTATTGTTGCTCAACTACTTTGGCTGTTCTACGTTCACATTGATGTCCGACGCTATGTAAACCTAATTTCTAGAGCATTAGAAGAAGCAAGATCCAAGCAAGAAAATAAGAATGACCAAGTCCAACTAGAGCCAACGGGGGATGGACAATATCAGCTACGCATTAACCTACCAGAACCTAGGAAAACCATACCTCAACATTATGGTTTTACATCTGGTAGACATGGCGGCTCTCTTTACTTGAAGATTGGGGCTACTA ttttctgcttTGGTTACCTGACTCATACAGGCCTTGAATTAGGCCAAAAGATCTTGTACCTAACAGAAGATGACCCTGCCTTCGATGATTGCACTTGCACAACAGATGTTATAATGTCCGTTTTACAGCCTGTTTACGCCTTTTATCAGCTCTTCTTCATTTTCAAATACTCTAAT tTGATCATCAACAGAAGAGTAGTTTTATCTAAGTTTGGAATAATGCACTGCATTGGAGCATCACTCTGCTTCTGGGTCTACACGATTCTACAAGAAACCCTTCAAGCAATTTTCAAAAAGAAAGGTCACAAGGATGATTACATCGACACTAGCGAACCTTATGCACAAGCCCTCTTTGGTGCTAACGATGAATCTGATGAAATGGAAGATGACGATCATCATTATACCGGCACAAAACTATCCTCAGCTGGTGCCTCCGCTTGGTCGATCAATTATGGCTGTGAGAAGGATACACGACTTTCAGCAATGATCAATTATACAACACCTTACCTCTACCCCTTCAGCATCGAATTTAACATCCTCATGGTTGGGTTTTGGATTCTCTTGTGGGAAAACCTCAGCAAGGTTGAACGCCATACTCATATTCCATCTGTTGAAGTCACTTATGAAGAAGACAACAGCAAAACTTTGGCATCTAACCTCATCATCTACGTTGACTGCCACGCATCAAACCGGGGTCTTTTTGCTGGGTTACTGCTGACTGTAGCTACTGTTATTTCTATCATTCTGTTCTTCATCTTCTCATCTTCAGAGGACACATTAGGAGTCGGAATGTATGTGAATGGCATCAGCGAGGTCATACTTCTTTCAATCATGTTAGTTACAGCTGTCATCGCCTTCTATTCTATAAGAGTGCTGGATGTCATCAAGCATGCTATTAGTTCTGTTGACGACATTCTCTTGTACGTCTGCTTGCCCTGCATCTTCCTCTATGCTTTCTTAAGCATGGTACCTTACTACAAGAGTGGCAAGGGACTTTTTGTTACTGTGGCCATCCTACAGGTGTCTCAGGTCATCCTCCAAACGTCTATGATATGCGACGGGTTGAGACGATGCTCAAACTCATCAAATCTGCAGCATGTGAAGCCTGGcagagaattccttaccttcctGGT
- the LOC135221774 gene encoding proton channel OtopLc-like isoform X2 produces MRGRQIQRERPRSLFAQNGFRWPIIISESEASGSVLVTPKQQRRRVSHGLPSHPHRRRKVSAPPELQAHLGGAAPNFNGQAKSGGDAGTNHFEKTASSEYILSFIPGHHQLSEGLYSGSDSGVPSEYSSYAAPIIGVNTRNASFLGDNNINTSSHSTDDLAEQRQNPEIPDVKFYTSDSESESIDDLQSPPVRRKSGSPGGMSNPAYAHTEPTPLVLPVGAPPPLTRVTTDPNMTSPAPSVVGIPVGRNRANSMVLQLNLQHALPPITGINHVTGAPRSISMVSLNAHQPVAHLYPNLPSDTQSIYSEVGNAYSNTASGYLGAQHLTAAVDGTHPNAGLKIIDGQQINQRAPSQNETITSHDDDGNDHDVPQPTEPEKKKEWFVTTISQNFSVMYAVFLVMLGVVIYLADTFSGHDSAIAEGFNVYLIVAQLLWLFYVHIDVRRYVNLISRALEEARSKQENKNDQVQLEPTGDGQYQLRINLPEPRKTIPQHYGFTSGRHGGSLYLKIGATIFCFGYLTHTGLELGQKILYLTEDDPAFDDCTCTTDVIMSVLQPVYAFYQLFFIFKYSNLIINRRVVLSKFGIMHCIGASLCFWVYTILQETLQAIFKKKGHKDDYIDTSEPYAQALFGANDESDEMEDDDHHYTGTKLSSAGASAWSINYGCEKDTRLSAMINYTTPYLYPFSIEFNILMVGFWILLWENLSKVERHTHIPSVEVTYEEDNSKTLASNLIIYVDCHASNRGLFAGLLLTVATVISIILFFIFSSSEDTLGVGMYVNGISEVILLSIMLVTAVIAFYSIRVLDVIKHAISSVDDILLYVCLPCIFLYAFLSMVPYYKSGKGLFVTVAILQVSQVILQTSMICDGLRRCSNSSNLQHVKPGREFLTFLVVTNVAMWLLQTFEVKSEEGNSVMYEFYGKELWTLLSHLTLPLALFYRFHSSVCLADMWKASYEAEESH; encoded by the exons TGAGAGTGAGGCCAGTGGCAGTGTGTTGGTAACGCCAAAACAGCAACGACGCCGTGTGTCCCACGGCCTGCCCTCACACCCACACCGAAGAAGGAAGGTGAGCGCGCCCCCTGAACTCCAGGCTCATCTCGGAGGCGCGGCACCCAATTTCAACGGTCAAGCAAAATCTGGTGGTGACGCCGGTACCAACCACTTTGAGAAAACTGCCAGTTCTGAGTACATTCTCAGCTTCATTCCAGGGCATCATCAAT TGTCAGAAGGTCTCTACAGTGGCTCAGACTCGGGAGTACCGTCTGAGTATTCCTCTTATGCAGCCCCTATTATTGGAGTGAACACAAGAAACGCATCATTCCTTGGAGATAATAACATAAACACATCCTCTCACTCCACAGACGACCTCGCCGAACAGCGCCAGAACCCCGAAATCCCGGACGTCAAATTCTACACTTCAGACTCCGAAAGCGAG AGTATTGACGATTTACAATCACCTCCAGTCCGACGAAAGTCTGGTAGCCCAGGCGGGATGAGCAACCCAGCCTATGCTCACACTGAGCCTACACCCCTGGTTCTCCCTGTAGGCGCCCCTCCTCCACTTACACGGGTCACAACCGATCCCAACATGACTTCACCAGCCCCTTCAGTTGTAGGCATTCCTGTCGGCAGAAACCGAGCAAACAGCATGGTTCTACAACTCAATCTGCAACATGCACTACCCCCAATCACTGGTATCAACCATGTAACAGGTGCTCCTCGCTCCATCTCTATGGTGTCTCTAAATGCCCACCAACCAGTTGCTCACTTGTACCCAAACCTTCCCTCAGATACACAGTCCATCTACAGTGAAGTAGGCAATGCCTACTCAAACACAGCCTCTGGATATCTTGGGGCACAGCATCTAACTGCTGCAGTTGATGGAACACATCCAAATGCAGGCTTGAAAATTATTGATGGTCAGCAAATAAATCAGAGAGCACCTAGTCAAAATGAAACAATTACTTctcatgatgatgatggtaacgACCATGATGTGCCCCAACCAACTGAGccagagaagaaaaaagaatggtTTGTAACTACCATCAGTCAAAATTTCAGTGTCATGTATGCAGTATTCCTAGTCATGCTGGGTGTGGTAATTTACTTGGCTGACACCTTCAGTGGTCATGATTCTGCCATAGCTGAAGGTTTCAATGTATACCTTATTGTTGCTCAACTACTTTGGCTGTTCTACGTTCACATTGATGTCCGACGCTATGTAAACCTAATTTCTAGAGCATTAGAAGAAGCAAGATCCAAGCAAGAAAATAAGAATGACCAAGTCCAACTAGAGCCAACGGGGGATGGACAATATCAGCTACGCATTAACCTACCAGAACCTAGGAAAACCATACCTCAACATTATGGTTTTACATCTGGTAGACATGGCGGCTCTCTTTACTTGAAGATTGGGGCTACTA ttttctgcttTGGTTACCTGACTCATACAGGCCTTGAATTAGGCCAAAAGATCTTGTACCTAACAGAAGATGACCCTGCCTTCGATGATTGCACTTGCACAACAGATGTTATAATGTCCGTTTTACAGCCTGTTTACGCCTTTTATCAGCTCTTCTTCATTTTCAAATACTCTAAT tTGATCATCAACAGAAGAGTAGTTTTATCTAAGTTTGGAATAATGCACTGCATTGGAGCATCACTCTGCTTCTGGGTCTACACGATTCTACAAGAAACCCTTCAAGCAATTTTCAAAAAGAAAGGTCACAAGGATGATTACATCGACACTAGCGAACCTTATGCACAAGCCCTCTTTGGTGCTAACGATGAATCTGATGAAATGGAAGATGACGATCATCATTATACCGGCACAAAACTATCCTCAGCTGGTGCCTCCGCTTGGTCGATCAATTATGGCTGTGAGAAGGATACACGACTTTCAGCAATGATCAATTATACAACACCTTACCTCTACCCCTTCAGCATCGAATTTAACATCCTCATGGTTGGGTTTTGGATTCTCTTGTGGGAAAACCTCAGCAAGGTTGAACGCCATACTCATATTCCATCTGTTGAAGTCACTTATGAAGAAGACAACAGCAAAACTTTGGCATCTAACCTCATCATCTACGTTGACTGCCACGCATCAAACCGGGGTCTTTTTGCTGGGTTACTGCTGACTGTAGCTACTGTTATTTCTATCATTCTGTTCTTCATCTTCTCATCTTCAGAGGACACATTAGGAGTCGGAATGTATGTGAATGGCATCAGCGAGGTCATACTTCTTTCAATCATGTTAGTTACAGCTGTCATCGCCTTCTATTCTATAAGAGTGCTGGATGTCATCAAGCATGCTATTAGTTCTGTTGACGACATTCTCTTGTACGTCTGCTTGCCCTGCATCTTCCTCTATGCTTTCTTAAGCATGGTACCTTACTACAAGAGTGGCAAGGGACTTTTTGTTACTGTGGCCATCCTACAGGTGTCTCAGGTCATCCTCCAAACGTCTATGATATGCGACGGGTTGAGACGATGCTCAAACTCATCAAATCTGCAGCATGTGAAGCCTGGcagagaattccttaccttcctGGT
- the LOC135221774 gene encoding proton channel OtopLc-like isoform X4 has product MDVHKQKIRVRYSSESEASGSVLVTPKQQRRRVSHGLPSHPHRRRKVSAPPELQAHLGGAAPNFNGQAKSGGDAGTNHFEKTASSEYILSFIPGHHQLSEGLYSGSDSGVPSEYSSYAAPIIGVNTRNASFLGDNNINTSSHSTDDLAEQRQNPEIPDVKFYTSDSESESIDDLQSPPVRRKSGSPGGMSNPAYAHTEPTPLVLPVGAPPPLTRVTTDPNMTSPAPSVVGIPVGRNRANSMVLQLNLQHALPPITGINHVTGAPRSISMVSLNAHQPVAHLYPNLPSDTQSIYSEVGNAYSNTASGYLGAQHLTAAVDGTHPNAGLKIIDGQQINQRAPSQNETITSHDDDGNDHDVPQPTEPEKKKEWFVTTISQNFSVMYAVFLVMLGVVIYLADTFSGHDSAIAEGFNVYLIVAQLLWLFYVHIDVRRYVNLISRALEEARSKQENKNDQVQLEPTGDGQYQLRINLPEPRKTIPQHYGFTSGRHGGSLYLKIGATIFCFGYLTHTGLELGQKILYLTEDDPAFDDCTCTTDVIMSVLQPVYAFYQLFFIFKYSNLIINRRVVLSKFGIMHCIGASLCFWVYTILQETLQAIFKKKGHKDDYIDTSEPYAQALFGANDESDEMEDDDHHYTGTKLSSAGASAWSINYGCEKDTRLSAMINYTTPYLYPFSIEFNILMVGFWILLWENLSKVERHTHIPSVEVTYEEDNSKTLASNLIIYVDCHASNRGLFAGLLLTVATVISIILFFIFSSSEDTLGVGMYVNGISEVILLSIMLVTAVIAFYSIRVLDVIKHAISSVDDILLYVCLPCIFLYAFLSMVPYYKSGKGLFVTVAILQVSQVILQTSMICDGLRRCSNSSNLQHVKPGREFLTFLVVTNVAMWLLQTFEVKSEEGNSVMYEFYGKELWTLLSHLTLPLALFYRFHSSVCLADMWKASYEAEESH; this is encoded by the exons TGAGAGTGAGGCCAGTGGCAGTGTGTTGGTAACGCCAAAACAGCAACGACGCCGTGTGTCCCACGGCCTGCCCTCACACCCACACCGAAGAAGGAAGGTGAGCGCGCCCCCTGAACTCCAGGCTCATCTCGGAGGCGCGGCACCCAATTTCAACGGTCAAGCAAAATCTGGTGGTGACGCCGGTACCAACCACTTTGAGAAAACTGCCAGTTCTGAGTACATTCTCAGCTTCATTCCAGGGCATCATCAAT TGTCAGAAGGTCTCTACAGTGGCTCAGACTCGGGAGTACCGTCTGAGTATTCCTCTTATGCAGCCCCTATTATTGGAGTGAACACAAGAAACGCATCATTCCTTGGAGATAATAACATAAACACATCCTCTCACTCCACAGACGACCTCGCCGAACAGCGCCAGAACCCCGAAATCCCGGACGTCAAATTCTACACTTCAGACTCCGAAAGCGAG AGTATTGACGATTTACAATCACCTCCAGTCCGACGAAAGTCTGGTAGCCCAGGCGGGATGAGCAACCCAGCCTATGCTCACACTGAGCCTACACCCCTGGTTCTCCCTGTAGGCGCCCCTCCTCCACTTACACGGGTCACAACCGATCCCAACATGACTTCACCAGCCCCTTCAGTTGTAGGCATTCCTGTCGGCAGAAACCGAGCAAACAGCATGGTTCTACAACTCAATCTGCAACATGCACTACCCCCAATCACTGGTATCAACCATGTAACAGGTGCTCCTCGCTCCATCTCTATGGTGTCTCTAAATGCCCACCAACCAGTTGCTCACTTGTACCCAAACCTTCCCTCAGATACACAGTCCATCTACAGTGAAGTAGGCAATGCCTACTCAAACACAGCCTCTGGATATCTTGGGGCACAGCATCTAACTGCTGCAGTTGATGGAACACATCCAAATGCAGGCTTGAAAATTATTGATGGTCAGCAAATAAATCAGAGAGCACCTAGTCAAAATGAAACAATTACTTctcatgatgatgatggtaacgACCATGATGTGCCCCAACCAACTGAGccagagaagaaaaaagaatggtTTGTAACTACCATCAGTCAAAATTTCAGTGTCATGTATGCAGTATTCCTAGTCATGCTGGGTGTGGTAATTTACTTGGCTGACACCTTCAGTGGTCATGATTCTGCCATAGCTGAAGGTTTCAATGTATACCTTATTGTTGCTCAACTACTTTGGCTGTTCTACGTTCACATTGATGTCCGACGCTATGTAAACCTAATTTCTAGAGCATTAGAAGAAGCAAGATCCAAGCAAGAAAATAAGAATGACCAAGTCCAACTAGAGCCAACGGGGGATGGACAATATCAGCTACGCATTAACCTACCAGAACCTAGGAAAACCATACCTCAACATTATGGTTTTACATCTGGTAGACATGGCGGCTCTCTTTACTTGAAGATTGGGGCTACTA ttttctgcttTGGTTACCTGACTCATACAGGCCTTGAATTAGGCCAAAAGATCTTGTACCTAACAGAAGATGACCCTGCCTTCGATGATTGCACTTGCACAACAGATGTTATAATGTCCGTTTTACAGCCTGTTTACGCCTTTTATCAGCTCTTCTTCATTTTCAAATACTCTAAT tTGATCATCAACAGAAGAGTAGTTTTATCTAAGTTTGGAATAATGCACTGCATTGGAGCATCACTCTGCTTCTGGGTCTACACGATTCTACAAGAAACCCTTCAAGCAATTTTCAAAAAGAAAGGTCACAAGGATGATTACATCGACACTAGCGAACCTTATGCACAAGCCCTCTTTGGTGCTAACGATGAATCTGATGAAATGGAAGATGACGATCATCATTATACCGGCACAAAACTATCCTCAGCTGGTGCCTCCGCTTGGTCGATCAATTATGGCTGTGAGAAGGATACACGACTTTCAGCAATGATCAATTATACAACACCTTACCTCTACCCCTTCAGCATCGAATTTAACATCCTCATGGTTGGGTTTTGGATTCTCTTGTGGGAAAACCTCAGCAAGGTTGAACGCCATACTCATATTCCATCTGTTGAAGTCACTTATGAAGAAGACAACAGCAAAACTTTGGCATCTAACCTCATCATCTACGTTGACTGCCACGCATCAAACCGGGGTCTTTTTGCTGGGTTACTGCTGACTGTAGCTACTGTTATTTCTATCATTCTGTTCTTCATCTTCTCATCTTCAGAGGACACATTAGGAGTCGGAATGTATGTGAATGGCATCAGCGAGGTCATACTTCTTTCAATCATGTTAGTTACAGCTGTCATCGCCTTCTATTCTATAAGAGTGCTGGATGTCATCAAGCATGCTATTAGTTCTGTTGACGACATTCTCTTGTACGTCTGCTTGCCCTGCATCTTCCTCTATGCTTTCTTAAGCATGGTACCTTACTACAAGAGTGGCAAGGGACTTTTTGTTACTGTGGCCATCCTACAGGTGTCTCAGGTCATCCTCCAAACGTCTATGATATGCGACGGGTTGAGACGATGCTCAAACTCATCAAATCTGCAGCATGTGAAGCCTGGcagagaattccttaccttcctGGT